CGGCGGAGGGAAAAAGGAGATAATCGCGCAGGCCGCGCGAGCGGTCTGAGCACGGCAATATTACGGATTTCATACTCCGAAATCTTGTTATAGGCGGTCAGACTCCGGGTGTGAATCGGGGTCCAGCCGGTAACCGACAGAAGAGGTAGTTTGTCATGACGGTAGAGTTCAGGAAGTTGATCGGGGTCGCGGGGTTTGCTCTAACTCTGTGGTTGATGGGATGTTCCTCGGGGCCGGAAACGGAGGCGGAGCGCCAGACCCGCTGGCAGCAGGGGAAGCTGACCGGCTGGGAGCTCGAACACGGGATCGGCCCGATCACGGACGCACTCGAGATCGGTCCGGTCGATGCAGCGCGAGCGGCGCAGGGGCGGGAGCTCTTTATCGCCAAGTGCGCGACTTGCCACTATCTGGATGACCGGAAAACCGGTCCGGGACTGCGCGATGTAACCAAGCGCCGTAGTCCGGAGTATGTGCTGAACCAAGTACTCAACCCGGAGCAGATGGGGAAGCTTCATCCGGAAGGGAAGAAGCTGGTGGCGCAGTACGCACAATTCATGACGATCCAGGGGATTACGCCGGATGACGCGCGGGCGCTCCTGGATTTCCTTCGGTCGGAGGCCGACAAGCCGCCGGTGCCGCTTGAGCAGCAGCCGGGGGCGAATGTCCCGCCGCCGCCGCCGGCCAACTGAGTGGAGCGAAGAAACCGAGCACGTTTCGTGATGTGGTGAGAGGAGAGAGAAGTATGGTTCGGAGGTTATCTGGGAAAATCCTTTCCGGCCTGGCCGGGCTGGTTGCGTTAGTCCTACTTGGCGGATGCGGTACCGGCGGCAACGAAGGTGTCGCCGGTACCGGCGATGCCGCGGCGCGGGTTTATGTGGCGCCCGGGACGTACGATGAGTTCTACGCGTTCATGTCGGGGGGATTTTCGGGGCAAGTGAGCGTCTACGGACTGCCCTCGGGGCGTCTGCTGCGGCACGTGCCGGTGTTTTCGCAGTACGCCGAGAATGGCTACGGCTACAGCGAAGAGACGAAGAACATGCTGATGACGTCGTTCGGGTTTGTGCCGTGGGATGACGCGCACCATCCGCAACTCTCCCAGACGGACGGGGTTCCAGACGGGCGGTGGCTGTTCATCAACGGGAACAACACGCCGCGGGTGGCGCGGCTGGATCTGACCACGTTCGAGACGACGGAGATCATCGAATTGCCGCATTCCGGCGGCAACCATGCCTCCCCCTTTCTCACGCCCAACACCGAATATGTCATGGCGGGGACGCGGTTCAGCGTGCCAATCCCGCAGCAGGACGTGCCGGTGAGCACCTACAAGGAGAATTTCAAGGGGACGCTGTCGTTCATCAAGGTGGACTCGGCGACGGGGCGGATGTCGCTGGCGTTCCAGATTCTCGTGCCCGGGTTCGACTACGACCTCTCGCACGCCGGAAAAGGACCATCGCACGGCTGGGCGTTCTTCTCCACGTACAACACGGAGCAGGCGAACACGCTGCTGGAGGTGAATGCCTCCCGCAACGACAAGGACTACATGGCGGCCGTCAACTGGAAGCTGGCCGAGCGGTACGCCGCGGAGGGGAAGGCTAAAGACGTGCCCGCCTCGTACCGGCACAATTTTCTCGACGAGGCCCGCGTGGCGCAGAGCGAGGTGGTCGGCTCGGTCAAAATCCTGGACCCCCGGGATTGTCCGGGGATGATCTACTACATTCCGACGCCGAAGTCGCCGCACGGGGCGGACGTCGACCCGACCGGGGAGTACATTGTCGGCGGGGGGAAGCTGGCGACGGTGATCCCGGTGCACTCGTTCTCCCGGATGATCAAAGCGATCGAGAACCGGGAGTTCGAGGGGGAGGTCGACGGCATCCCGGTGCTCAAGTACGAGGCGGTGCTCGCGGGGGAGGTGCAGAACCCGGGTCTCGGCCCGCTCCATACGGAGTTCGACGGCCAGGGGTACGCCTACACCTCGATGTTCATTTCCTCGGAGATCGTGAAGTGGAAGCTCGGGACGTGGGAGGTGGTTGACCGGGCGCCGGCGTACTACTCAATCGGGCACCTGATGATACCGGGCGGGGACAGCCGGGCGCCTTTCGGCAAGTACGTGGTGGCGCTGAACAAGATCACCAAGGACCGGTACCTACCGACCGGTCCGGAGCTCTCGCAGTCAGCCCAGCTCTACGACATCACCGGCGACAAGATGAAGCTCCTGCTGGATTTCCCGACGATCGGGGAGCCGCACTACGCGCAGGCGCTGCCGGCCGCGCTGATCAAGGACAAATCGGTGAAGTACTTCCCGATCGCCGAGAACCGGAATCCGCACGCGATCACGGCGGAGAACCAGGCGCGCATCGAGCGGAGCGGGAAGCTCGTGCGTGTGTACATGTCGACAATCCGGACGCATTTCGCGCCGGACAATATCGAGGGGATCAAGGCGGGGGACTCGGTGCTGTTCCATGTGACCAACCTCGAGCAGGACTGGGACGCCCCGCACGGCTTCGCGGTGATGGGGGCGAACAACGCCGAATTGCTGATTATGCCGGGGGAGACGCGGACGCTGGCGTGGAAACCGCAGGCGCCGGGCGTGTATCCGTTCTACTGCACGGATTTCTGCTCGGCTCTGCACCAGGAGATGCAAGGGTACATCCGGGTGTCGAAATGACCCGATCTGAAACCACAGGGCGGGCCCGGCGATGAGTCCCGCGATTCTCCGCGAGGCGGACGACCGGGCCGCCTGGCGGTCCGAGGCGACGGGGAAGCGAGGCCGGATGCACCCGGCCGGACGGATCGCGCTGGCGGCCGCGGCCCTGCTGTTGGCCCTGACCTATTTCCTCCCGCTGTGGGAAATCGCCCTGGAGGCGCCGCAGTACCCGGAGGGGCTGGGGCTGGAGATCTGGATCAACCGGATGGAGGGGCAGAACGCGGGGGACATCGAGAAGATCAACACCCTCAACCATTATATCGGTATGAAGGCCATTCACCCGGAGTCGATCAAGGAGCTGCGGATTATGCCCTGGGTGATGCGCGGCCTGATGCTGCTCGGGCTGGCCGCCGCGGCGGTCGGACGGCGGACCTGGGTGCTCGTATGGTTGGTGCTGTTCGCCGCCGTCGCGGCGGGGGGGATGATCGATTTCTACCGGTGGGGGTACGACTACGGACACAACCTCGATACCGAGCAGGCGATTATCAAGGTGCCGGGGATGACCTACCAGCCGCCGCTGATCGGGTCGAAGCGGCTGCTCAATTTCGAGGCGCACTCGTGGCCGGGACCGGCCGGGTGGGTGGCGCTCGGTGTGTTCGCGGTCGGCACCGCGGTCTACGGCGCGGAGGTGATTCGCGCGCGTCGAAAGGGAATCTCCGGGGAGGCGGGCGATGCGGGTTAGGCTGATTCCGGCGGCAGCGGTAGCCGCCGCGGTGGCGCTGGCCGGATGCGGCGGAAAGGGTCCCGCCGCCATGCACTACGGCGAGGACCGGTGCGACTACTGCCGGATGAACATCGCCGATCCCGCGTTCGGGACCCAGCTCATCTCCGGGAAAGGAAAGGTGTTCCGGTTCGATTCGATCGAATGCCTGGCGGCCTACGAGTTGGCCCACCAGGCGGACATCGACGCCTCGGCGCGCTGGCTGGCCGACGTCAACGATCCGGGGACTTTTCTGGCCGGGGCGAAAGCGGTCGTGGTGGCGGGGGAGCGGCTGCGCAGTCCGATGGGACTGGGACTGGCGGCCACCGCGTCGGAGGAGGCCGGCCAACGGCTCGCCGCCGAGAGTGGCGGACGGACAGTCACCTGGGAAGAGGTGCGGGCGTATGTGGCGGATGCGTGGGATATCAAGTAAGCGGCGGCGCGGGTGGCCCGCGGGCGGGCGGAGATTCGGCCGAAAGCTCGCGGCGGCGCTGGGCGCCGCGCTGACTGTGACGGGCCTGGCGTCGGCGCGGGTGGTCACGGTGCAGCCCGGCGGCGAGCACGCCACGGTCGCTGCGGGCGTGGCCGCGGCACGCGCGCACGATACGGTGGCGGTGAAAGCAGGGGTCTACCGCGAGCACGGGATCACGATCGATCGTCCGCTCACGCTGGCCGGCGGGGAGGGCGCGGTGGTCGATGCGGACGGGGCGGGGGGCATATTCACGGTCACCGCGCCGGACGTGGAGATCCGGAATCTCCGGCTGCGCGGGGTGCCGACGAGTTTCACGGCCGAGCACGCGGCGATCCAGCTGGAAGGGGCGGTACGGGCGACGATCGAGAACAACTCGATCGAGGCGTGCTTTTTCGGCATTTACGCGGCGAACTCCCACACCTGCCGGCTGCAGGGCAACATCATCCGGGGAGCGCAGACGCGCCTGACCTCATCGGGGAACGGCATCCACCTCTGGTACTGCCGCGATATCACGATTCTGGAGAACACGATCGCGGGGCATCGGGACGGGATCTACATGGAGTTCGTGCGCGCCGGCACGGTCGACCGCAACCGCTGCGAGGAGAACCTCCGCTACGGGCTGCATTTCATGTTCTCCGACAGCTGTCAGTACGCCGACAACCTGTTTCGCCGGAACGGCGCCGGGGTGGCGGTGATGTACACGAGCAATGTTTTGATGGAGAACAATACGTTCGAGCAAAGCTGGGGCGGGGCGTCCTACGGCGTGCTGCTAAAGGATATCCGCGACAGCCGGGTGACGGGGAACCGGTTCTGCGACAACTCGACCGGCGTACACATGGAGGGATCGGACCGCGTGTATGTCGCGGGGAATCTCTTTGCCGGCAACGGCTGGGCGCTCAAGCTGATGGCGAACTGCCTCGACAATACGGTGAGCGCGAATGACTTTGTCGACAATTCGTTCGCCGTAGCCACCAACAGCCGTCAGAACAACAGCCGTTTCGAGGGGAACTACTGGAGCGGCTACCGGGGGGTGGATTTGGATCGCGACGGTTACGGCGATCTGCCCTTTCGTCCGGTGAGCCTGTTTTCGCTCCTGGTGGAGTCGCATCCGCCGACGTTGGTGCTCCTGCGCAGTCTGCTGGTGGAAGTCCTCGACCTGGCGGAGCGGGCGATGCCGACGCTGACGCCGGAAACGCTCGTGGACCGCCGCCCGCGAATGAGGCCGAACCTATGATTGAAACGCGCGGGTTGACCAAACGATTCCGCCGCTTTGTCGCGCTGCGCGACGTGTCGTTCGACGTAACTCCCGGCCGGATCACGGGGGTGATCGGGCCGAACGGGTCGGGGAAGTCGACGCTGATCAAGTGCCTGGTCGGACTGGCGCGGCCGAGCGAGGGAGTGATTCTCTACGACGGACGGCTGCCGGACGCGGCCGGGCAGTACCGGAGGCGGATCGGGTACATGCCGCAGGCGGCGACCTTTCCCCAGGATCTGACGGGGCGCGAGGTGATTGACCTGGTGGTGCGCCTCCGCGGGGAGCGGCCGGCATCCGGCGGCGCGCTCCTCGAGCGGTTCGGCCTGCACGCCCACCTCGACAAGCGGGTGCGGACGCTCTCGGGCGGGACCCGGCAGAAGCTGAGCGCGGCGGTGGCCGCCCTGTATGATCCGGCGGTGCTCATTCTGGATGAACCGACGGCCGGTCTCGATCCGGGAGCCAGCCGGGTGCTCAAGGAGCATGTCCTCGAGCGAAAAGGGGAGGGCCGGGCGGTGCTGCTGACGACCCACATCATCGGCGACCTCGAGGAACTTGCGGACGACGTGGTGCTGCTGCTCGACGGCGCGGTGCAGTTTGCCGGATCGGTGCGGGAGTTGAAGCTGGCCACGGGGAGTCCGTACCTGGAGGCGGCGGTGGCGCAGATGCTGGCGCGGGGGGCGGCATGACGGCGCTGCGGAACGTCACCTGGTTCGTGGTGAAAGATATTGTCCGGAGCCGCTGGAGCCTTGTGAACACGCTCTTTTTCGCCGCGGCCACGGCGGGGCTGTTCTATCTCCAGGCGGACGCCGGGAAAGCGGCCGTAAGTCTGAGCAGTCTCTGTCTGGTGTTTGTGCCGCTGATCAGTCTGCTCTACCCGGCGATGTACTACTACAGCGCGCGGGAGTTCGTGGAGCTGATCCTCACCCAGCCGGTGGGCCGGCGCGCGGTGTATCTCGGGCTGTTCGCCGGGATATTCGCCTCGCTCTGGCTCGGGTTCGCCCTGGGGATCGGCGTGCCCTACCTCGTCCTGGGGGGTGTGAACGCGGCGGGGATGACAGCGCTGGCGGCGGTGCTGTTGGTCGGCACGGCGCTCGGCGCGATCTTCACGGGGCTGGCGCTGGTGGCGGCCGTGCGCTTCGACGACCGCGGCAAGGGGCTGGCGGTGGTCCTGGGAATCTGGCTGACGGCGGCGATCGGCTACGACGGAGCGGTGCTGGCGGCGGCGACTGCTTTCGCGGCCTATCCGCTGGAGACGCCTCTTTTGGCGGCCGCGCTGGGCAACCCGGTCGATCTCGCCCGCGTGCTGCTGCTCATTCATTCGGATATGGCGGCGCTGATGGGGTACACGGGGGCGGTGTTCATGCGCTTTTTCGACCGCGCGAGCGGGCTGGGGCTGGCGGCGGCGGTGCTGACGCTCTGGGCGGCGGCGCCCGTGTGGTATGGAATCCGCCGCTTCGCCCGGAAGGATTTTTGAGCATGCGTGAGGTCTTTCGCGGGAGAATCGATCGCCTGCGCCCGCGCCGGGTCTACGCGGCGGCGCGGGCGGCGGGGATTGCCCGCCTCTACGCCGCCGGCATCGGCATCGCGTTTGCGATCGGGCTGGCGGCGGCGGCGGCGCTGCTGGCGGAGCTGGCCACGCCGCGGCCCGATCTGCTCGACAACACGCGGTTCGGAGCGGTCCTCACGCTGCACGGGACGGTGATGGTGTTTCTCGTGCTGATCCCGATGCTGCCCGCCGTGATCGGCAATCTGCTCGTGCCGCAGGCCGTGGGAGCGGCGCAGACGGCGCTGCCCCGCCTGACTCTGGCCGGGTGGGGTGCATATGTGCTGGGGGCGGCGGGAGTGATTGCGGGAGCGGAACTGAGCGGGTACCAGGGGGGATGGAGAATGATCCTGCCGCCGGAAGTGGGGACCGAGCGAGCTTACGGTGTGCTGGCGGCCGGGCTGGCCGCGGCGGCGATAGCGACCACGCTGGTGAATGTGGCGCTGGCGTGGACGATTCTCAGCCGGCGGCACCGGACCGTGCCAATGGCGGAGATGCCGCTTTTGGCCTGGTTCTTTCTGTTGGGGTCGCTGGTCCAGACGGCGGTGGTTCCGATTCGGCTGTTCTTTCTTCTCCTTCAAAGCAGCGCCGGACTGGCGGAATCGGCCGCCGCGTGGTTCGGGGCGGCGGACCCGGTGTCGTTTCAGCAGACGCTGTTCTGGATGTACGCGAACCCGGCGATCCTCGCGGTGGTGCTGCCGGCGGCCGGGATTGCTCTCGATCTACTCGGCGGCGCCGGCCGGCCGGTGCGTCTGCCCCGGCGCACCCTGATCACGGCCGGCATGGCGGTGGCGCTGCTCAGTCTCGTCTCGTGGGGGCAGCACCTGCTCACGGCGGCCGAGGGTTCGCGGATGGCGGCGGCCGGGAGTCTCTACGGCCTTCTGGCGATCGTGCCGGCCACGGTGATATTCGGGCTCCTCCTGCGGGCGTGGCTGAGGGCGAGGCTCGCGGAACCGGCGCTCAACGCCGCGCTGTTCGGACAGGCGGCCGCTTTTGCGGCGCTGGCGGCGAGCGGGAGCGCGCTGGCGGCGCCGGGACTCGGCGTGCATCTGCAGGACACATATGCGACCGTGGGGCACCTCCATTTCGGCGCGCTGGGGATCGGGGTGATGGCGTTTGTCGCCGGGACGATTCACGCGCGCAGCCGGAGCGGCGACCCGCGGTGCGCCGGGCGGGCGGCGGCGCGGTGGATCTACGGCATGACAGCGGGGCTGCTCCTGACTTTCCTCCCGCTGGCCGTCGTCGGAGCGCAGGGGGCGCCGCGGGCGTTTCACGAGTACGCCCGCGGGACGCAGCCGGCGCACCTGATCGCGGCCGCGGGCGGGGCGGTCCTCATCGTCTCGCTGGCGGGACTGGCGATCCATCTGCGGCGCGGCGCGCGGCCCAGGGAAACCGCGGAGACGCCGGCCGCGCTCGGCCGGGCCGACGGGAGCCGGGCGGCGCACTGACCGGCCGCGGCCTCGGTGCGGTCATTCGGGGGTGAAATAGGTGCGGAATTCGCCGGCGGCGGGCGCGGCGGTCCACACCCGGTAGCCGCGGGCGGCAGCTTTGTCGATCAGCGGCGCCGGTTCGAAGGGGGTGATCACCTCGCAGATCTGTCCGGCTTGGAGCCGGGCGAGGGCCCGCATCACCGCGCCCAGCGGCTGCTCGCCGGCGTCAATCATCGGCCGCGCATCGAGCGTCTCGATGACCGCCGACGGATCCATCCAGAACGGCGGCGCGGAGCCGGGAGAAGCCGCCGGAGCGGTGGAGACGTCGGCGACGAAATCGGGTTGGCCGGCGGCCCGGCGCAGGCGGCGCACCAATTCGACGACAGAGACGTTACCGACGCGGGCGGCCTGCGCGAGGCTGGTCACCCGCGCGACCGTGCGGCGCAGGACCGGGTTGCGGAGCTTCCGGAAAGGTAGCGCGATTTCGATCAGCAGCGGTTCCAGCTCCGGGTAAGCATCGAGCAAATCGCCGACTTTGGTCTGCGGCGTGATGAGCGGTCGGGGCGTCTCGGCCATGGCGCCCGCCTACTCGTAGGAGAGGAGCCGTTTCTGGCCGGTCAGGGCGCGCTTGCCGGTCAGGTCCTGGCTCACCTCGAGCGTGCCGAGGTAGGTTCCGTGCTCGTCGCGGACGGCGAAGTATTCAATGTGAATGAACTTGCCGTGGAGCTCGATCCAGAAGGGCGCGCGATCGGCGCGGCCGGCTTTGAAGTCGTCGATGATCCTCTGCACGATATGCACGCTGCCCGGCGGGTGGCACATCTGCACTTTCCGGCCGATGATCGCGCGGTTGCGCTCGAAGATGCGTTCCCGACCTTGGGTGAAATACCTGACCGTGTCATCGGCGCCGACGAAGGTGAGATCGAAGGGGATGGTGTTGAGGATGGTTTGGATCTCGACCGGGCTCAGGCTGCCGCTGGGGAACTGGAGGCGGTCGGGCGCGGCCGGAGACGCCGTCTCGGTTTCCGCGGCCGGACCCTCCGGCTGCCAGTCCTCGACCGGATCATAGATGCAGAAGCCGATCGCGGGGCTCTGGCGGGCGATGGCGTACCACTCGGCATCGGTGAGTTTCTCCAGGCACATGGGAAAGAGGATCTCCTCTTCCTTGAAGATCATCTCCCTGATCGCCTCGACCGCCGGACGGAGGACCAGATCGATCACCCCTTTCGCGTCGCCGACGGACACCCGGCCGGAGTAGGCGAGCGCTTCGAGAGCGCCCTTCACGGCGGCGCGGACCTCGTCGTCCTTCCCCCACATCACGGTCGGCGGTCCGGTGATGCCTTTCTGTTCGAGATAGGGGAAGACGAGGTTTTCCTTGCGGCTATAGTGCTTGCCGACATCGGCCAGACGGCTGAAACGGACCCGGAGGTGCCCGAGAGGTTCCTCCGCATCGGCCTCCTCGGGGAGCGCCTCGATTTCGGCGAAGAGCCTGTCCGCGAGTTCCAGCTCGCCGATGAGGGCCTGGTTCTCCTTCCGGAAAGTGTCGACCGGATGGCCGGGCGGAAGCTCGGGCGGTCCCGATGAATCGAGCGCTCCCTTCATGGCGGCCGAGTGCAGGTCGCACAGCCGCAGGATGTCCTCCACCGGGACGCCGTCCTTGATGAGTTCCTGTTCGACGGCGACGACTTCGTGGTAAGGGACCCGGCCGAGGAGCCGGAGCAATTGAGGTTTGACCTCCTGCGGGGCTTTTCCCTCGTGGAGTTGGAGGATCAGGTGTTTGAGGACCGCCTGACGGGCCTTGGCGTTGTCGATCAGCTCGCTCATCGGGGTTATCACCTTCGTTCGCAGGTTTTTGCCGCTGGTGATAGTATTATTGAATCCTGGCTGAACGGCAAGCAGTCAAGTCAGCCGAAGGCGCAAACAGTCTATCTTAAGGCGCAACATAGGGTTAAGGGGGAGGGGGCAGTCGGAGCGCGGCGTTTCTTTAGCTGAAGACGGAGAGTTGAAGAGATCGTGCCAACGGCAACGGCGGCGCACGCAGGCAGGGTCAGGCGTACACCGGGTGCGGGGTGGAATGCATGGGTCACGAGGGGCAGCTTGCAGGAATGCGATCGAGCGCAGAGCGGAGGAGAGGCGCCCCCGGCTGCCAGTCTTCAATACGCACAACGGCAGCCGTTAGCGGGGCTGCCGTGGTGCAGGAAGTCTCCGAGCGTCAGGGCCCGGCCGGCGGGCGCGTGTTTAGGATTTCTGGCCCGACATCGCTTTCTTGATCACACCGACGATGGCCATGAGCAGGCCGCCGCCGACACCGCCGCCGAGGATGCTGCCGACAATGCTCCCGACATCCGTCCCGCCCCCTGCCGCGCCGACGCCGAGCGCGCCGAGAATCTGGCCGCCGATGCCGCCGCCCAGAATGCCGGCGATGGAATTTCCGATCGTGCCCAACGAAGATTTTTTCATCAGCGACCCGGCGACGTTGCCGCCGACGGCGCCGCAGATGAGCTGGATAATGATTGATAAGAGGTTTCCCATGTCGTTGCTCCTTTCACTTCGACCACAGTTGGGGCTCGGGCAGTGAGTGCATCTGTGCTCCACTCCGGCACAGACGCGGTAAATGAAAGTCGCCCCTACTGAATAATGAACCCACCTGTCGATGATGGGGCAAGTTAAAAGATTGGACGCGTACCGCGAAGTGCGGTTCTCCGGCTGAGCGGGCGGCGAGGAGGGCGCGCCCCGGCTACGGAGGGCGGAGTCCACCCGCGCTCTACTAGCGTCGGCGGCGGCCGAAGAGCGACCCGAGCACCCCGCGCACCAATTCGCGACCGAGCTGGCTGCCGGCCGAGCGCGCGATGGAAGTGGCGATTTTGGCGGCGTTGCCCGACGCCCCGGACGACGGCCGGCCCGGCCGCGGGGAGGGAGAGGCGCCGTCCGCGGCCGCCCGATCGGCGCGCGCTCTGAGCATTTCGTAAGCAGACTCGCGGTCGAGGAGGGTCTCGTAGCGGCCCCGCAGCGGCGATTGCCCGATGAGGTCGCGGCGGGTCTCCGGCGCGATGGCGCCGATGCGGCTGTGGGGCGGATAGATCAGCGCCCGCTCGACCGGCGATGGGCTGCCCTGGGCGTCCAGCAGCGACACGAGCGCCTCGCCCGTGGCCAGTTCGGTGATCGCTCGCTCTACATCCAGGGCCGGGTTGGCGCGGAAAGTCTCGGCGGCCGAGCGCACCGCTTTCTGGTCTTTGGGGGTGAAGGCGCGCAGCGCGTGCTGGACCCGGTTGCCGAGCTGTCCGAGGACGTCGTCCGGCACATCCAGCGGGTTCTGGCTGATGAAGTAGACGCCCACCCCCCGGGAGCGGATGAGCCGCACGACCTGCTCGATTTTCTCCACCAGCACTTTGGGCGCTTCGTCGAAGAGCAAGTGCGCCTCGTCGAAGAAGAAGACCAGTTTCGGCTTGTCCAGGTCGCCGGCCTCGGGGAGCTGCTCGAACAACTCGGAGAGCAGCCAAAGGAGAAAGGTGGTATAGACGCGGGGGGTCTGCAGGAGCCGGTCGGCGGCGAGGATGTTGACCACCCCGCGGCCGTCGCCGTCGGTCTGCCGGAGATCATCGATGTCGAGCGCCGGTTCGCCCAGAAGCCGGTCGCCTCCCTGCTCCTCCAGCGCGAGCAGAGCGCGCTGAATGGCGCCGACCGAGGCGGGGGAGATGTTGCCGTACGCAGTCTGAATGCGCCGGCTATTGTCGGCGGCGTACTGGAGCATGGCGCGGAGATCCTTCATGTCCACGAGCAGCAGGCCGTTGTCGTCGGCGAGGCGAAACACGAGGCTGAGCACCCCGGCCTGGGTGTCGTTGAGGTCGAGGAGGCGGCTCAGCAACAGAGGGCCCATGTCGGAGACGGTAGTGCGGACGGGATGGCCCTGCTCGCCGTAGACATCCCAGAATCGCACCGGGCAACCCTGCCAGATCCAGTCGTTGACGCCGAGCGCCTTCAGGCGTTCGTCGACCCGGGCGTTGCCTCCGCCGGGCTGACTGAGACCGGCGAGGTCCCCCTTGACATCGGCGAGAAAAACGGGCACGCCGAGGCGGCTGAACTGCTCGGCCATGACTTGGAGGGTGACGGTCTTGCCGGTCCCGGTGGCGCCCGCGATCATGCCGTGGCGATTCGCCATGCGCGGCAACAGGTGCAGATCGCGGCCGGCTTTCGCAATCAAAAGAGCATCCATGCGTACCTCCTTCGCCTCGCACGGCAGTATACAATGCTGCCGGGGATCGACA
This genomic stretch from Candidatus Zixiibacteriota bacterium harbors:
- a CDS encoding cytochrome c, whose product is MGCSSGPETEAERQTRWQQGKLTGWELEHGIGPITDALEIGPVDAARAAQGRELFIAKCATCHYLDDRKTGPGLRDVTKRRSPEYVLNQVLNPEQMGKLHPEGKKLVAQYAQFMTIQGITPDDARALLDFLRSEADKPPVPLEQQPGANVPPPPPAN
- the nosZ gene encoding Sec-dependent nitrous-oxide reductase → MVRRLSGKILSGLAGLVALVLLGGCGTGGNEGVAGTGDAAARVYVAPGTYDEFYAFMSGGFSGQVSVYGLPSGRLLRHVPVFSQYAENGYGYSEETKNMLMTSFGFVPWDDAHHPQLSQTDGVPDGRWLFINGNNTPRVARLDLTTFETTEIIELPHSGGNHASPFLTPNTEYVMAGTRFSVPIPQQDVPVSTYKENFKGTLSFIKVDSATGRMSLAFQILVPGFDYDLSHAGKGPSHGWAFFSTYNTEQANTLLEVNASRNDKDYMAAVNWKLAERYAAEGKAKDVPASYRHNFLDEARVAQSEVVGSVKILDPRDCPGMIYYIPTPKSPHGADVDPTGEYIVGGGKLATVIPVHSFSRMIKAIENREFEGEVDGIPVLKYEAVLAGEVQNPGLGPLHTEFDGQGYAYTSMFISSEIVKWKLGTWEVVDRAPAYYSIGHLMIPGGDSRAPFGKYVVALNKITKDRYLPTGPELSQSAQLYDITGDKMKLLLDFPTIGEPHYAQALPAALIKDKSVKYFPIAENRNPHAITAENQARIERSGKLVRVYMSTIRTHFAPDNIEGIKAGDSVLFHVTNLEQDWDAPHGFAVMGANNAELLIMPGETRTLAWKPQAPGVYPFYCTDFCSALHQEMQGYIRVSK
- a CDS encoding nitrous oxide reductase accessory protein NosL; translated protein: MRVRLIPAAAVAAAVALAGCGGKGPAAMHYGEDRCDYCRMNIADPAFGTQLISGKGKVFRFDSIECLAAYELAHQADIDASARWLADVNDPGTFLAGAKAVVVAGERLRSPMGLGLAATASEEAGQRLAAESGGRTVTWEEVRAYVADAWDIK
- the nosD gene encoding nitrous oxide reductase family maturation protein NosD, with translation MWRMRGISSKRRRGWPAGGRRFGRKLAAALGAALTVTGLASARVVTVQPGGEHATVAAGVAAARAHDTVAVKAGVYREHGITIDRPLTLAGGEGAVVDADGAGGIFTVTAPDVEIRNLRLRGVPTSFTAEHAAIQLEGAVRATIENNSIEACFFGIYAANSHTCRLQGNIIRGAQTRLTSSGNGIHLWYCRDITILENTIAGHRDGIYMEFVRAGTVDRNRCEENLRYGLHFMFSDSCQYADNLFRRNGAGVAVMYTSNVLMENNTFEQSWGGASYGVLLKDIRDSRVTGNRFCDNSTGVHMEGSDRVYVAGNLFAGNGWALKLMANCLDNTVSANDFVDNSFAVATNSRQNNSRFEGNYWSGYRGVDLDRDGYGDLPFRPVSLFSLLVESHPPTLVLLRSLLVEVLDLAERAMPTLTPETLVDRRPRMRPNL
- a CDS encoding ABC transporter ATP-binding protein, encoding MIETRGLTKRFRRFVALRDVSFDVTPGRITGVIGPNGSGKSTLIKCLVGLARPSEGVILYDGRLPDAAGQYRRRIGYMPQAATFPQDLTGREVIDLVVRLRGERPASGGALLERFGLHAHLDKRVRTLSGGTRQKLSAAVAALYDPAVLILDEPTAGLDPGASRVLKEHVLERKGEGRAVLLTTHIIGDLEELADDVVLLLDGAVQFAGSVRELKLATGSPYLEAAVAQMLARGAA
- a CDS encoding ABC transporter permease subunit, coding for MTALRNVTWFVVKDIVRSRWSLVNTLFFAAATAGLFYLQADAGKAAVSLSSLCLVFVPLISLLYPAMYYYSAREFVELILTQPVGRRAVYLGLFAGIFASLWLGFALGIGVPYLVLGGVNAAGMTALAAVLLVGTALGAIFTGLALVAAVRFDDRGKGLAVVLGIWLTAAIGYDGAVLAAATAFAAYPLETPLLAAALGNPVDLARVLLLIHSDMAALMGYTGAVFMRFFDRASGLGLAAAVLTLWAAAPVWYGIRRFARKDF
- a CDS encoding cbb3-type cytochrome c oxidase subunit I; this translates as MREVFRGRIDRLRPRRVYAAARAAGIARLYAAGIGIAFAIGLAAAAALLAELATPRPDLLDNTRFGAVLTLHGTVMVFLVLIPMLPAVIGNLLVPQAVGAAQTALPRLTLAGWGAYVLGAAGVIAGAELSGYQGGWRMILPPEVGTERAYGVLAAGLAAAAIATTLVNVALAWTILSRRHRTVPMAEMPLLAWFFLLGSLVQTAVVPIRLFFLLLQSSAGLAESAAAWFGAADPVSFQQTLFWMYANPAILAVVLPAAGIALDLLGGAGRPVRLPRRTLITAGMAVALLSLVSWGQHLLTAAEGSRMAAAGSLYGLLAIVPATVIFGLLLRAWLRARLAEPALNAALFGQAAAFAALAASGSALAAPGLGVHLQDTYATVGHLHFGALGIGVMAFVAGTIHARSRSGDPRCAGRAAARWIYGMTAGLLLTFLPLAVVGAQGAPRAFHEYARGTQPAHLIAAAGGAVLIVSLAGLAIHLRRGARPRETAETPAALGRADGSRAAH
- a CDS encoding DUF1858 domain-containing protein, with amino-acid sequence MAETPRPLITPQTKVGDLLDAYPELEPLLIEIALPFRKLRNPVLRRTVARVTSLAQAARVGNVSVVELVRRLRRAAGQPDFVADVSTAPAASPGSAPPFWMDPSAVIETLDARPMIDAGEQPLGAVMRALARLQAGQICEVITPFEPAPLIDKAAARGYRVWTAAPAAGEFRTYFTPE
- a CDS encoding DUF438 domain-containing protein, translating into MSELIDNAKARQAVLKHLILQLHEGKAPQEVKPQLLRLLGRVPYHEVVAVEQELIKDGVPVEDILRLCDLHSAAMKGALDSSGPPELPPGHPVDTFRKENQALIGELELADRLFAEIEALPEEADAEEPLGHLRVRFSRLADVGKHYSRKENLVFPYLEQKGITGPPTVMWGKDDEVRAAVKGALEALAYSGRVSVGDAKGVIDLVLRPAVEAIREMIFKEEEILFPMCLEKLTDAEWYAIARQSPAIGFCIYDPVEDWQPEGPAAETETASPAAPDRLQFPSGSLSPVEIQTILNTIPFDLTFVGADDTVRYFTQGRERIFERNRAIIGRKVQMCHPPGSVHIVQRIIDDFKAGRADRAPFWIELHGKFIHIEYFAVRDEHGTYLGTLEVSQDLTGKRALTGQKRLLSYE